From the Sphingomonas aliaeris genome, one window contains:
- the acnA gene encoding aconitate hydratase AcnA, giving the protein MTAIGQDTLGTRATLDVNGKSYDYYSLATAAQKLGDISRLPFSMKVLLENLLRFEDGKTVTTEDVQAIVDWQQDCKSNREIQYRPARVLMQDFTGVPCVVDLAAMRDAITKLGGDAAKINPLVPVHLVIDHSVMVDEFGTPQAFTDNVDLEYSRNFERYEFLKWGSKALDNFQVVPPGTGICHQVNLEYIGQGVWSSASWGEHGNGNMVAYPDTLVGTDSHTTMVNGMGVLGWGVGGIEAEAAMLGQPVSMLIPEVVGFKLTGQMAEGITATDLVLTVTQMLRAKGVVGRFVEFYGPGLDTMTLADRATIANMAPEYGATCGFFPIDAKTIDYLRLTARSDENVDLVEAYCKAQGLWHDAESVDPVFTDTLELDMGTVVPSLAGPKRPQDKVSLSKVDEVFNGDLFKVYKKDRPVRAVVEGKDHGIGDGDVVIAAITSCTNTSNPSVLVAAGLVARKANALGLKSKPWVKTSLAPGSQVVTDYLDKAGLTSDLNAMGFNLVGYGCTTCIGNSGPLAEPISAAINGNDIVAASVLSGNRNFEGRVSPDVRANFLASPPLVVAYAIKGSVTTDMVETPLGQGTDGQDVYLKDIWPSNAEIAEVMNANIDDSMFRSRYGNVYAGDAKWQEIQVEGSDTYTWRAGSTYVANPPYFDGMTMTPAPVQDIIDARPLAILGDSITTDHISPAGSIKADSPAGSFLQEHQVSRADFNSYGARRGNHDVMMRGTFANIRIKNEMVPGVEGGMSKYNGEIMPIYDAAMRFKADGVPLVVVAGKEYGTGSSRDWAAKGTNLLGVRAVITESFERIHRSNLVGMGVLPLQFAEGVTRQTLGLDGSESFTIHDVAAIRPRQDVTVTLTRADGSTETFETKCRIDTVNELEYFLNGGILQYVLRKLAA; this is encoded by the coding sequence ATGACCGCCATCGGCCAGGATACACTCGGAACCCGCGCCACGCTCGACGTGAACGGCAAATCGTACGACTATTATTCCCTGGCCACCGCGGCACAGAAACTCGGCGATATCAGCCGCCTGCCTTTCTCGATGAAGGTGCTGCTCGAAAACCTGCTGCGCTTCGAAGACGGCAAGACCGTCACCACCGAAGACGTGCAGGCGATCGTCGACTGGCAGCAGGACTGCAAGTCGAACCGCGAGATCCAGTACCGCCCGGCGCGCGTGCTGATGCAGGATTTCACCGGCGTGCCCTGCGTCGTCGATCTCGCTGCGATGCGCGATGCGATCACGAAGCTCGGCGGCGACGCGGCGAAGATCAATCCGCTCGTCCCCGTCCACCTCGTCATCGATCACTCGGTGATGGTGGACGAATTCGGCACGCCGCAGGCGTTCACCGATAACGTCGATCTCGAATATTCGCGCAATTTCGAGCGCTACGAATTCCTGAAATGGGGCAGCAAGGCGCTCGACAACTTCCAGGTCGTGCCCCCCGGCACCGGCATCTGCCATCAGGTGAACCTCGAATATATCGGCCAGGGCGTCTGGTCGTCGGCGAGCTGGGGCGAACACGGCAACGGCAACATGGTCGCCTATCCCGACACGCTCGTCGGCACCGACAGCCACACCACGATGGTCAACGGCATGGGCGTGCTCGGCTGGGGCGTCGGCGGGATCGAGGCCGAGGCCGCGATGCTCGGCCAGCCCGTTTCGATGCTCATCCCCGAAGTCGTCGGTTTCAAGCTGACCGGCCAGATGGCCGAGGGCATCACCGCGACCGATCTCGTCCTCACCGTCACGCAGATGCTGCGCGCCAAGGGCGTCGTCGGCCGCTTCGTCGAATTCTACGGCCCGGGCCTCGACACGATGACGCTCGCCGATCGTGCGACGATCGCCAACATGGCGCCGGAATATGGCGCGACCTGCGGCTTCTTCCCGATCGATGCCAAGACGATCGACTATCTCCGCCTCACCGCGCGGTCGGACGAGAATGTCGATTTGGTCGAGGCGTACTGCAAGGCGCAGGGCCTGTGGCATGACGCGGAAAGCGTCGATCCGGTCTTCACCGACACGCTCGAACTCGACATGGGCACCGTCGTCCCGTCGCTCGCCGGCCCGAAGCGGCCGCAGGACAAGGTCTCGCTCTCCAAGGTCGACGAAGTGTTCAACGGCGACCTGTTCAAGGTCTATAAAAAGGACCGCCCGGTCCGCGCCGTTGTCGAGGGCAAGGATCATGGCATCGGCGACGGCGACGTCGTGATCGCCGCGATCACCAGCTGCACCAACACGTCGAACCCGTCGGTGCTGGTCGCCGCCGGTCTCGTCGCCCGCAAGGCCAACGCGCTCGGCCTGAAGTCCAAGCCGTGGGTCAAGACCTCGCTCGCACCGGGGTCGCAGGTCGTCACCGATTATCTCGACAAGGCCGGCCTCACGTCGGACCTGAACGCGATGGGCTTCAACCTGGTCGGCTATGGCTGCACCACCTGCATCGGCAATTCCGGCCCGCTCGCCGAACCGATCAGCGCGGCGATCAACGGCAACGACATCGTCGCCGCCTCGGTCCTGTCGGGCAACCGCAACTTCGAAGGCCGCGTCTCGCCGGACGTGCGCGCCAACTTCCTCGCCTCGCCGCCGCTCGTCGTCGCCTATGCGATCAAGGGCAGCGTGACGACCGACATGGTCGAAACCCCGCTCGGTCAGGGCACCGATGGCCAGGACGTCTATCTGAAGGACATCTGGCCCTCGAATGCCGAGATTGCGGAGGTCATGAACGCGAACATCGACGACAGCATGTTCCGCTCGCGGTACGGAAACGTCTATGCCGGCGACGCAAAGTGGCAGGAAATCCAGGTCGAGGGGTCGGACACCTATACGTGGCGCGCAGGCTCCACCTATGTCGCTAACCCCCCGTATTTCGACGGAATGACGATGACGCCCGCCCCCGTGCAGGACATTATCGACGCGCGTCCGCTGGCCATTCTGGGCGATTCCATCACCACCGACCACATCTCGCCCGCGGGCTCGATCAAGGCGGACTCGCCGGCCGGATCTTTCCTGCAGGAACATCAGGTTAGCCGCGCCGACTTCAACTCCTACGGCGCCCGCCGCGGCAACCACGACGTGATGATGCGCGGCACCTTCGCCAACATCCGCATCAAAAACGAAATGGTCCCCGGCGTAGAAGGCGGCATGTCCAAGTATAACGGCGAAATTATGCCGATCTACGACGCCGCGATGCGCTTCAAGGCGGACGGCGTTCCGCTCGTCGTCGTCGCGGGCAAAGAATATGGCACGGGCTCCTCGCGCGACTGGGCGGCAAAGGGAACCAACCTGCTCGGCGTCCGCGCGGTTATCACCGAAAGCTTCGAACGCATTCACCGCTCGAACCTCGTCGGCATGGGCGTCCTTCCGCTCCAGTTCGCCGAGGGCGTCACGCGCCAGACGCTCGGCCTCGACGGTTCGGAAAGCTTCACGATCCACGACGTCGCCGCGATCCGCCCGCGTCAGGACGTCACGGTGACGCTCACGCGCGCCGACGGTTCGACCGAGACGTTCGAAACCAAGTGCCGCATCGATACCGTCAACGAACTGGAATACTTCCTCAACGGCGGCATCCTGCAATACGTCCTGCGCAAGCTCGCCGCTTGA